In one Candidatus Deferrimicrobiaceae bacterium genomic region, the following are encoded:
- a CDS encoding DUF169 domain-containing protein, whose protein sequence is MNARISSFMEAFGMSEYPVLFRYADDLPRGTLFPPEGARVCLFALLGKTRTEGVPVALSPSHHGCPGGGYYLGFLETPREGIEYFLSCGIPGKMEGERYLRTPELARARFAKVPVRPAPKRYGLFTRADMPHSPVDPEVVIFFASPDLLAGLHFLTSFDREDDAVTAPFSSGCGAIVTLPLAEGVRSDPRAVLGLFDLSARPYVEKSLLTFAVPFGLFTRMADNIPESFLTTRTWGTIRKRIRG, encoded by the coding sequence ATGAACGCACGGATCAGTTCATTCATGGAAGCGTTCGGCATGTCGGAATACCCGGTGCTGTTCCGGTACGCGGACGATCTCCCGAGAGGAACGCTCTTCCCGCCGGAGGGGGCGAGGGTCTGCCTGTTCGCCCTCCTCGGGAAGACGAGGACGGAAGGGGTGCCGGTGGCGCTTTCCCCGTCGCACCACGGGTGCCCGGGAGGCGGATATTACCTGGGCTTTCTCGAAACGCCGAGGGAGGGGATCGAATACTTCCTGTCGTGCGGGATCCCCGGGAAGATGGAGGGCGAGCGGTACCTCAGGACGCCGGAGCTGGCGCGCGCCCGGTTCGCCAAGGTGCCCGTCCGCCCCGCGCCGAAGAGATACGGGCTGTTCACCCGGGCCGACATGCCGCACTCCCCGGTCGACCCGGAAGTCGTCATCTTCTTCGCGTCGCCGGACCTCCTCGCGGGCCTCCACTTCCTGACCTCCTTCGACCGGGAGGACGATGCCGTGACCGCGCCGTTCTCCTCGGGTTGCGGGGCCATCGTCACCCTACCGCTTGCGGAAGGCGTTCGGTCCGACCCTAGGGCGGTGTTGGGACTTTTCGACCTTTCGGCCCGTCCCTACGTGGAGAAGAGCCTGCTGACCTTCGCCGTGCCGTTCGGACTGTTCACGAGGATGGCGGACAACATCCCCGAGAGCTTTCTCACGACAAGGACGTGGGGGACGATCCGGAAGCGGATCCGGGGATAG
- a CDS encoding Crp/Fnr family transcriptional regulator, protein MVSAPLEMLRKTPMFSNLPPGDLDRIAGISSVRHFARRAPVFREGDRADGFFIVVSGSVKLFKLSEDGKEQVLHILEAGQSFAEATIFEGGVYPAAAEALRDSDLLFLPKRPFIELLEKNPKMALRVLGSLSKWLKRMTDLVENLALRDVEARLVFFVSEEMKRLGLPLRDGAVYEIPVGKNVLASRLGTVPETFSRTLKKLQEEGKIRVQGNRIRILKAESLFGALAR, encoded by the coding sequence ATGGTTTCCGCCCCGCTCGAGATGTTGCGGAAGACGCCGATGTTTTCCAACCTTCCCCCCGGGGACCTGGACCGCATCGCCGGGATATCCTCCGTGCGCCATTTCGCGAGACGGGCCCCGGTCTTCCGGGAGGGGGATCGCGCCGACGGTTTTTTCATCGTCGTATCGGGGAGCGTGAAGCTCTTCAAGCTCTCCGAGGACGGGAAGGAGCAGGTCCTTCACATCCTCGAGGCGGGCCAATCCTTCGCGGAGGCGACGATCTTTGAGGGCGGGGTGTACCCCGCGGCCGCCGAGGCGCTCCGCGACAGCGACCTTCTCTTCCTCCCGAAGCGCCCCTTCATCGAACTCCTCGAGAAGAATCCGAAGATGGCGCTCCGCGTGCTCGGGTCCCTGTCCAAGTGGCTGAAAAGAATGACGGATCTCGTGGAGAACCTCGCGCTTCGGGACGTGGAGGCCCGCCTGGTCTTTTTCGTGTCCGAAGAGATGAAGCGCCTGGGCCTGCCGCTCCGGGACGGGGCGGTGTATGAGATCCCCGTCGGCAAGAACGTCCTGGCCTCCCGGCTGGGGACGGTTCCGGAAACCTTCTCCCGCACGTTGAAAAAACTGCAGGAGGAGGGAAAGATCCGCGTCCAGGGGAACCGGATCCGGATCCTGAA